Genomic DNA from Paenibacillus sp. MBLB1832:
AAATCTTCCTGCGGTTACAGCATTCCTTTTTACACGTATGAAGGGGAACGGAACACGCTGCAGAATTGGGCAGCTAAGCAGGGTGACGACGGATTGCTGGCGTACTGGCAGAACAAAAACATGACCAGCATGGACGGCCTTCCGACGCCGATCGGACAGAAGTTATCCACAAACACTATGTAGAAATGCAGATTTATGAAATTCCGAATTCGTTCTAAATGCGCCAACGCTTGTTTCCTGTTCTGTTACTCATCTTTCGAGGTGAAAAATTTCCGCAACTCCTCCGGAGCCTCTCGGCTTGTACGGGTTGTGCTATCCATCGTGACGCTGGTGACAAGCGCATCCGCGCAAAGTTCACCTTGCCCATTGCGAATCTCCTGCTGCAAAACATAACTGGAACGCCCCATCTTCGCTGGCCGGCAGCTGACGCTTAAGTGTTCGCCTTGCTTGCACTCTTTGCGATAATTGATGTTGATATTGACGGTGACGGTCTGAATACCGAGCGCACCAAAGGTCTCGTAAGACAGCGAGCAGGCTTCATACCACTCTTCACGCCCCCACTCGAGATACTCCAAATATTTCGCATTATTCACATGCCCATTCACATCAATCTCCGTAGAGCGGACGATGATATCGAGCGTCGTTTCCATAGGTGAGGTCTCCTTTGTAA
This window encodes:
- a CDS encoding acyl-CoA thioesterase, with the protein product METTLDIIVRSTEIDVNGHVNNAKYLEYLEWGREEWYEACSLSYETFGALGIQTVTVNININYRKECKQGEHLSVSCRPAKMGRSSYVLQQEIRNGQGELCADALVTSVTMDSTTRTSREAPEELRKFFTSKDE